One segment of Rhodanobacter thiooxydans DNA contains the following:
- a CDS encoding ABC transporter permease subunit gives MNPVNAVLRRELRSYFVTPVAYVFLVIFLVLAGILTFYVGDFYERGQADLQPFFTMHPWLYLILVPAITMRMWAEEVKGGTLELLLTLPLTLWQAMLGKFLAAWLFIGLALLLTFPIWITVNYLGSPDNGVILAGYLGSWLMAGSFIAIGACLSALTRSQVVAFILTALVCVLLILAGQPQVQDFFSGTLPRKLINAVAHLSMLRHFEAIARGVLDVRDLVYFLLSTVGWLIAGVLLLDLKRTR, from the coding sequence GTGAACCCGGTCAACGCGGTGCTGCGGCGCGAACTGCGCAGCTATTTCGTGACGCCGGTGGCATACGTATTCCTGGTGATCTTCCTGGTGCTGGCCGGCATCCTCACCTTCTACGTGGGCGACTTCTACGAGCGCGGCCAGGCCGACCTGCAGCCGTTCTTCACGATGCACCCGTGGCTGTACCTGATCCTGGTGCCGGCGATCACCATGCGCATGTGGGCGGAGGAGGTCAAGGGCGGCACGCTGGAACTGCTGCTGACCCTGCCGCTGACGCTGTGGCAGGCGATGCTGGGGAAGTTCCTTGCCGCGTGGCTGTTCATCGGGCTGGCCTTGCTGCTGACCTTTCCGATCTGGATCACCGTCAACTACCTCGGCTCGCCGGACAACGGCGTGATCCTGGCCGGTTACCTGGGCAGCTGGCTGATGGCCGGCAGCTTCATCGCGATCGGTGCCTGCCTGTCCGCGTTGACCCGCAGCCAGGTGGTGGCGTTCATCCTTACTGCGCTGGTGTGCGTGCTGCTGATCCTGGCCGGCCAGCCGCAGGTGCAGGATTTCTTCTCCGGCACGCTGCCGCGCAAGCTGATCAATGCGGTGGCGCACCTGTCCATGCTGCGGCACTTCGAGGCGATCGCGCGCGGCGTGCTGGATGTCCGCGACCTGGTGTACTTCCTGCTCAGCACGGTCGGCTGGCTGATCGCCGGCGTGCTGTTGCTCGACCTGAAGCGGACGCGCTGA
- a CDS encoding GldG family protein, with protein sequence MPRSRLYRLFTTPLQLTRRGVLYGALVLLVLLFVPLIVASSRWLHASRVDLTTDKLYTLTPGTLHIVDTLQRPLRLTLYFSEHATRDLPQLRSYEQRVREMLQEMVARSHGHIRLQIIDPVPYSDDEASAEGNGLTAANGGSNGERVFFGLAGSAMSGGVENEGTDDRVPEKTLAIAFFDPAREAFLEYDIAKLLYELNQASKPPIGVISSLPVEGNPMLSEQPWTVLQQLGQLFDVRTLDASTLQKVDDSIKVLLLIHPKRLPADAQYAIDQYVLRGGHLVVFVDPDAELDTSPYAPDSTTFPDHGSDLPRLFKAWGVSYDPHKVVLDRARALQIELAGSSLNHPAMLDLGAQELNRNDVVTASLQRINVSTAGYFDLAADARTRLVPLLQSSAEAEVVPTQRVLDASSDPTTLLQDYKPDNAHYVLAARLRGTFDSAFPERAGVAGHRARSAPDAEVILVADTDLLSDRLWVEPQTILGQTMMRIFANNGDFVTNLVDNLSGSSALLSIRGRSTSQRPFTRVQALRNVADQKFLQKERELEQELADTRRRLDELQPAKGSRGGTASAEQRREIEQFRQRQLAINKELRDVQHQLNAEIDALGLRLKFINIVLVPALVVLLGLLYGWRRTRYSRRRR encoded by the coding sequence ATGCCACGCTCGCGCCTGTATCGCCTGTTCACCACCCCGCTGCAGCTGACCCGGCGCGGCGTGCTGTATGGCGCGCTGGTGCTGCTGGTGCTGTTGTTCGTGCCATTGATCGTGGCCAGCAGCCGCTGGCTGCACGCCTCGCGGGTCGACCTCACCACCGACAAGCTGTACACGTTGACGCCGGGTACGCTGCATATCGTCGATACGCTGCAGCGGCCGCTGCGGCTGACCCTGTACTTTTCCGAACACGCCACCCGCGACCTGCCGCAGCTGCGCAGCTACGAACAGCGCGTGCGCGAGATGCTGCAGGAGATGGTGGCGCGCTCGCATGGCCATATCCGCCTGCAGATCATCGACCCGGTGCCGTATTCCGACGACGAAGCCAGCGCCGAGGGCAACGGCCTGACCGCGGCGAACGGCGGCAGCAACGGCGAGCGGGTGTTCTTCGGCCTGGCCGGCAGCGCCATGTCCGGCGGTGTCGAGAACGAAGGCACCGACGACCGCGTGCCGGAGAAGACGCTGGCGATCGCCTTCTTCGACCCGGCCCGCGAGGCCTTCCTGGAATACGACATCGCCAAGCTGCTGTACGAGTTGAACCAGGCCAGCAAGCCGCCGATCGGGGTGATCAGCTCGCTGCCGGTCGAAGGCAACCCGATGCTCAGCGAGCAGCCATGGACGGTGCTGCAGCAGCTCGGCCAGCTGTTCGACGTGAGGACGCTGGATGCATCGACGCTGCAGAAGGTCGACGACAGCATCAAGGTGCTGCTGCTGATCCATCCCAAGCGGCTGCCGGCCGACGCGCAGTATGCGATCGACCAGTACGTGCTGCGAGGCGGCCACCTGGTGGTGTTCGTCGATCCCGATGCGGAACTCGACACCTCGCCGTATGCGCCGGACAGCACCACCTTCCCCGACCACGGCTCCGACCTGCCGCGGCTGTTCAAGGCCTGGGGCGTGAGCTACGACCCGCACAAGGTGGTGCTGGATCGCGCGCGCGCACTGCAGATCGAACTGGCCGGCAGCAGCCTCAACCATCCGGCGATGCTCGACCTGGGCGCGCAGGAGCTGAACCGCAACGACGTGGTCACCGCCAGTTTGCAGCGCATCAACGTGTCCACCGCGGGTTACTTCGACCTGGCCGCGGATGCGCGGACACGGCTGGTACCACTGCTGCAAAGCAGTGCGGAGGCCGAGGTGGTACCGACCCAGCGGGTGCTGGACGCGAGCAGCGATCCGACCACGCTGCTGCAGGATTACAAGCCCGACAACGCGCACTACGTGCTGGCGGCGCGCCTGCGCGGCACTTTCGACAGCGCGTTCCCCGAACGGGCCGGCGTGGCGGGCCACCGCGCGCGCTCGGCGCCGGATGCTGAGGTGATCCTGGTTGCCGACACCGACCTGCTCAGCGACCGGCTGTGGGTGGAGCCGCAGACCATCCTGGGCCAGACCATGATGCGGATCTTCGCCAACAACGGGGACTTCGTCACCAACCTGGTGGACAACCTCAGCGGCTCCTCGGCGCTGCTGTCGATCCGCGGCCGCTCCACTTCGCAGCGGCCGTTCACGCGGGTGCAGGCCCTGCGCAACGTGGCCGACCAGAAATTCCTGCAGAAGGAGCGGGAGCTGGAGCAGGAACTGGCCGATACCCGGCGCCGGCTGGACGAGCTGCAGCCGGCCAAGGGCAGTCGCGGTGGCACCGCCAGCGCCGAGCAGCGCCGCGAGATCGAGCAGTTCCGCCAGCGCCAGCTGGCGATCAACAAGGAATTGCGCGACGTGCAGCACCAGCTCAACGCGGAGATCGACGCGCTGGGCCTGCGCCTGAAGTTCATCAACATCGTGCTGGTGCCGGCGCTGGTGGTGCTGCTCGGCCTGTTGTATGGCTGGCGGCGTACCCGCTACAGCCGTCGGCGCCGGTGA
- a CDS encoding cytochrome c oxidase assembly protein, whose translation MTATLLKWIVPWEFSWVLLACFVTAAVLYLRGSRRRPVGFGRKLAFWCGMAIIYLSLHTYLDYYAEHEFFMHRIQQLLLHHIAPLLIVTAYPATVLRAGLPLAWRLRLLRPLQRSWPWRLVSGVLLNPTVATLLFIAFILVWLIPSMQTLAMLDWRIYRFMNWSMLVSGFAYWSLVLDHRPHPPGRMTAGLRVLSPAITMTPQIVAGAIITFSKTDLYPIFEICGRAFTFNVLTGQLIGGVIIWVPSALVESIGGLMALRLWLRLSRNGRLPRKPLHRPAGRRAAVVDTVVSD comes from the coding sequence GTGACCGCTACCTTGCTGAAATGGATCGTGCCGTGGGAGTTCTCGTGGGTGCTGCTCGCGTGCTTCGTGACGGCCGCCGTGCTGTACCTGCGCGGCAGTCGCCGGCGGCCGGTCGGTTTCGGCCGCAAGCTGGCGTTCTGGTGCGGCATGGCGATCATCTACCTGTCGCTGCACACTTACCTGGATTACTACGCCGAGCATGAGTTCTTCATGCACCGCATCCAGCAGTTGCTGCTGCACCACATCGCGCCATTGCTGATCGTTACTGCATACCCGGCCACGGTGTTGCGCGCCGGCCTGCCGCTGGCCTGGCGGCTGCGCCTGTTGCGGCCGCTGCAGCGTTCATGGCCGTGGCGGCTGGTCAGCGGCGTGCTGTTGAATCCCACCGTGGCGACGCTGCTGTTCATCGCTTTCATCCTGGTCTGGCTGATCCCGTCCATGCAGACGCTGGCGATGCTGGACTGGCGCATCTACCGCTTCATGAACTGGAGCATGCTGGTCAGCGGCTTCGCCTACTGGTCGCTGGTGCTGGACCACCGGCCGCATCCGCCGGGGCGGATGACCGCCGGACTGCGCGTGCTGTCGCCGGCGATCACCATGACGCCACAGATCGTGGCCGGCGCGATCATCACGTTCTCCAAGACCGACCTCTACCCGATCTTCGAGATCTGCGGCCGCGCGTTCACCTTCAACGTGCTGACCGGGCAGCTGATCGGCGGCGTGATCATCTGGGTGCCGTCGGCGCTGGTGGAGTCGATCGGCGGCCTGATGGCGCTGCGCCTGTGGCTGCGGCTGTCGCGCAATGGACGGCTGCCGCGCAAGCCGCTGCATCGGCCGGCCGGCCGTCGTGCGGCGGTGGTCGACACGGTCGTGTCGGACTGA
- a CDS encoding copper chaperone PCu(A)C, whose amino-acid sequence MKTSTLSLLLSSLLLAGGVHATDAGHIRTSHAWIRVLPGTLPAGAYVTLENDGDQPVALSGASSSVYAEVMLHHSSTEGGMSRMTMVDALNVPAHGKAVLAPAGYHLMLMRAHAPVKPGDTVRLTLKFADGSTLATDFVARPANAMDAGDDHAMPAMDHGAMPHGH is encoded by the coding sequence ATGAAGACATCCACGCTGTCGTTGCTGCTGTCCAGCCTGCTGCTGGCCGGCGGTGTCCACGCCACCGACGCCGGGCACATCCGCACCAGCCACGCCTGGATCCGCGTGCTGCCCGGCACGCTGCCGGCCGGCGCCTATGTCACGCTGGAGAACGACGGCGACCAGCCGGTCGCGCTGAGCGGCGCCAGCAGCAGCGTGTATGCCGAGGTGATGCTGCACCACAGCTCGACCGAAGGTGGCATGAGCCGGATGACCATGGTCGACGCGTTGAACGTGCCGGCGCATGGCAAGGCCGTGCTGGCCCCCGCCGGTTACCACCTGATGCTGATGCGGGCACACGCGCCGGTGAAACCCGGCGACACGGTGCGACTGACACTGAAGTTCGCTGACGGCAGCACGCTGGCCACCGACTTCGTCGCGCGGCCGGCCAATGCCATGGATGCGGGCGACGATCACGCGATGCCGGCGATGGATCACGGCGCGATGCCACACGGCCACTGA
- a CDS encoding SCO family protein has product MKPRHWLRPALLLLLLTAGLLLGGCHRGEPLPFRLTNISGHMPDLDFKLTDDNGKAVTGADYRGKVALLYFGYTHCPDVCPLTLAQLHVVMQRLGPLADGARILFVSVDPARDTPAIMHAYVNAFDPRAVGLVGDARAVEALSKRYRSAFTREPSSADGTYEVSHSSAIYVFDRDGHARVLATPSASQDDLVHDLHLLLDTGATP; this is encoded by the coding sequence ATGAAGCCCCGCCACTGGCTGCGCCCCGCCCTGTTGTTGCTGCTGCTCACCGCCGGCCTGCTGCTGGGCGGCTGCCACCGCGGCGAGCCGCTGCCGTTCCGGCTGACCAACATCAGCGGGCACATGCCCGACCTCGACTTCAAGCTCACCGACGACAACGGCAAGGCCGTCACCGGCGCCGACTATCGCGGCAAGGTGGCGCTGCTGTACTTCGGCTACACCCACTGCCCCGACGTCTGCCCGCTGACCCTGGCGCAGCTGCACGTGGTGATGCAGCGGCTGGGGCCGCTGGCCGACGGCGCGCGGATCCTGTTCGTCAGCGTCGACCCGGCGCGCGATACGCCGGCGATCATGCACGCCTACGTCAACGCGTTCGACCCGCGCGCGGTCGGCCTGGTCGGCGATGCACGCGCGGTGGAGGCCTTGAGCAAGCGCTACCGCTCGGCGTTCACCCGCGAGCCGAGTTCGGCCGACGGCACCTACGAAGTCAGCCACAGCTCGGCGATCTACGTGTTCGATCGCGACGGCCACGCGCGCGTGCTGGCCACCCCGTCCGCCTCGCAGGACGACCTGGTGCACGACCTGCACCTGCTGCTCGACACCGGAGCCACGCCATGA
- a CDS encoding DUF423 domain-containing protein, producing MRQPVGTRVALLIGLAGASAVLLGAFGAHALRGVLDARGSELWRTAVDYHVWHALALAVAAGLGRGRSGRVAMGAFAAGIVLFSGSLYALALGAPRWVGIITPFGGLAFVIGWLALGWTLRTRNE from the coding sequence ATGCGACAACCTGTCGGTACCCGTGTCGCCCTGCTGATCGGTCTGGCCGGTGCCAGCGCGGTGCTGCTGGGTGCGTTCGGCGCGCATGCGTTGCGCGGTGTGCTCGATGCCCGCGGCAGCGAGCTGTGGCGCACGGCGGTGGACTACCACGTGTGGCATGCGCTTGCGCTGGCCGTGGCGGCCGGGCTGGGGCGCGGCCGCAGCGGGCGGGTCGCGATGGGAGCATTCGCCGCCGGCATCGTGCTGTTCAGTGGCAGCCTGTACGCGCTGGCACTCGGTGCGCCGCGCTGGGTCGGCATCATCACGCCGTTCGGCGGACTCGCCTTCGTCATCGGCTGGCTCGCGCTCGGCTGGACATTGCGCACCCGCAACGAATAA
- a CDS encoding CPBP family glutamic-type intramembrane protease, which translates to MNMMPTELPVRGPHLKLALLLGVAGTLATLALSPYLMALMPLKFALLPVPLWVVLGAQALQAGVLCWLLGWLGLFLGARHRLDAPWLRTWVYRQPREAGRQSHWWLAAVLGAVSALVVIGIDLIGSPWHATDAHAALDSAWRGGLASFYGGIVEETECRLFLVSLFVWLLAWTSRRQARSWMFVVAIVLAALLFGAGHLPAAFATGMAHTPLLIGRIVLLNAVVGVVSGTLFWKYGLEHAMLAHFCADLVLHVAMPLADMA; encoded by the coding sequence ATGAACATGATGCCGACTGAACTGCCGGTGCGCGGGCCACACCTGAAACTGGCGCTGCTGCTTGGCGTGGCGGGAACCCTCGCCACACTCGCGCTGAGTCCGTATCTGATGGCGCTGATGCCGCTGAAGTTTGCGCTGCTGCCGGTTCCACTGTGGGTAGTACTGGGCGCGCAGGCGCTGCAAGCCGGCGTGCTGTGCTGGTTGCTTGGCTGGCTGGGCCTGTTCCTCGGCGCGCGCCATCGACTGGACGCACCATGGCTGCGCACATGGGTCTATCGCCAGCCGCGCGAGGCAGGCCGGCAGTCGCACTGGTGGCTGGCTGCGGTGCTCGGCGCAGTGAGTGCGCTGGTGGTGATTGGCATCGACCTGATCGGATCACCCTGGCATGCCACTGATGCCCACGCGGCGCTCGACTCGGCCTGGCGGGGTGGCTTGGCTTCGTTCTACGGCGGCATCGTCGAGGAGACCGAGTGCCGCCTGTTCCTGGTCAGCCTGTTCGTCTGGCTGCTGGCATGGACGTCCCGGCGACAGGCAAGGTCGTGGATGTTCGTGGTCGCCATCGTGCTGGCCGCCCTGCTGTTCGGCGCCGGCCATCTGCCGGCGGCATTCGCCACCGGCATGGCGCACACGCCGTTGCTGATCGGCAGAATCGTGTTGTTGAATGCGGTGGTAGGCGTTGTCAGCGGCACGCTGTTCTGGAAGTACGGCCTGGAGCACGCGATGCTGGCGCACTTCTGCGCCGACCTGGTACTGCACGTGGCCATGCCGCTGGCCGACATGGCCTGA
- a CDS encoding Arc family DNA binding domain-containing protein: MAAEKKAYPLRISAAVLDAMQRWSDDELRSVNAQIEYVLREALRKAGRLKPGKPDPVTDDDHD; the protein is encoded by the coding sequence ATGGCCGCCGAGAAAAAAGCCTACCCGCTGCGCATCAGCGCCGCCGTGCTGGATGCGATGCAGCGCTGGTCGGACGACGAGTTGCGCAGCGTCAACGCACAGATCGAATACGTGTTGCGCGAGGCGCTGCGCAAGGCCGGCCGCCTGAAACCCGGCAAGCCGGACCCCGTGACGGATGACGACCACGACTGA
- a CDS encoding SPFH domain-containing protein, giving the protein MNEHQGFSVAGIPFVGFCLVLAAIGVWLVVGAIHGQPDAPPVVPLFGGVLLIAIDAFLLKGFFQVAPNEGQVLQLFGKYAGSVRTEGLRWTNPFCSRRRISLRVRNFESGKLKVNDSDGNPIEIAAVVVWQVIDTAEAVFCVDDYENFVHIQSESALRQMAQSYPYDAHDDGKPSLRSHGEVINSHLRDEIQARLGKAGVQVVEARISHLAYAQEIAQAMLQRQQAGAIIAARTKIVEGAVSMVEMALDQLSQRGVVELDEERKAAMVSNLLVVLCGERGTQPVLNTGTLY; this is encoded by the coding sequence ATGAACGAACATCAAGGTTTTTCCGTCGCCGGCATTCCCTTCGTCGGCTTCTGCCTGGTCCTGGCCGCCATCGGCGTGTGGCTGGTGGTCGGCGCCATCCACGGCCAGCCGGACGCACCGCCCGTCGTGCCGTTGTTTGGCGGCGTGCTGCTGATCGCCATCGACGCCTTCCTGCTCAAGGGTTTCTTCCAGGTCGCGCCGAACGAAGGCCAGGTGCTGCAGCTGTTCGGCAAGTACGCCGGTAGCGTGCGCACGGAAGGCCTGCGCTGGACCAACCCGTTCTGCAGCCGCCGTCGCATCTCGCTGCGCGTGCGCAACTTCGAGAGCGGCAAGCTGAAGGTCAACGACAGCGACGGCAATCCGATCGAGATCGCCGCAGTGGTGGTGTGGCAGGTGATCGACACCGCCGAGGCCGTGTTCTGCGTGGACGACTACGAGAACTTCGTGCACATCCAGAGCGAGTCGGCACTGCGCCAGATGGCACAGAGCTACCCGTACGATGCCCACGACGACGGCAAGCCGTCGCTGCGCAGCCACGGCGAGGTGATCAACTCGCACCTGCGCGACGAGATCCAGGCCCGGCTCGGCAAGGCCGGCGTGCAGGTGGTCGAGGCACGCATCAGCCACCTCGCCTACGCCCAGGAAATCGCCCAGGCGATGCTGCAGCGGCAGCAGGCCGGCGCGATCATCGCCGCCCGCACGAAGATCGTCGAGGGCGCGGTGAGCATGGTCGAGATGGCGCTGGACCAGCTCAGCCAGCGCGGCGTGGTCGAACTCGACGAAGAACGCAAGGCGGCGATGGTCAGCAATCTGCTGGTGGTGCTGTGCGGCGAGCGCGGCACCCAGCCGGTATTGAACACCGGCACGTTGTACTGA
- the purT gene encoding formate-dependent phosphoribosylglycinamide formyltransferase produces MKPFGTPRSDHALRVLLLGAGELGKEVAIELQRYAVEVIAVDRYANAPAMQLAHRSHVIDMLDGKALRAVIEQEQPDLVVPEIEAIHTPTLIELEKEGQRVIPTARAAWLTMDREGIRKLAAEELALPTSPYRFCDDEAQYREAAAAIGYPFVIKPVMSSSGKGQSVVRGADALQQAWDYAQSGGRAGKGRVIVEGFVDFDYEITMLTVRHVDGVSFCAPIGHRQEEGDYRESWQPQPMSDAALAEAQRQAAAVTGALGGWGVFGVEFFVKGDAVIFSEVSPRPHDTGLVTLISQEFSEFALHARAILGLPIPVIHQYGPSASCAVLVEGDGAGPRYHGVAAALAEPDTQLRIFGKPEVKGRRRMAVTLARAGTLEAAVGKAVRAAGHLRIEL; encoded by the coding sequence ATGAAGCCCTTTGGCACCCCCCGTTCCGACCACGCGCTGCGCGTGCTGCTGCTTGGCGCCGGCGAGCTGGGCAAGGAGGTGGCGATCGAGCTGCAGCGTTACGCGGTGGAGGTGATCGCGGTAGACCGCTACGCGAACGCGCCGGCGATGCAGCTGGCCCATCGCAGCCACGTGATCGACATGCTGGACGGCAAGGCGCTGCGCGCGGTGATCGAACAGGAACAGCCCGACCTGGTGGTGCCGGAGATCGAGGCCATCCATACGCCGACCCTGATCGAACTGGAAAAGGAGGGGCAGCGGGTGATCCCGACCGCCCGCGCGGCGTGGCTGACCATGGACCGCGAAGGCATCCGCAAGCTGGCCGCCGAGGAACTGGCATTGCCGACGTCGCCGTACCGCTTCTGCGACGACGAGGCACAGTACCGCGAGGCGGCGGCCGCGATCGGCTACCCGTTCGTGATCAAGCCGGTGATGAGCTCCTCCGGCAAGGGCCAGAGCGTGGTGCGCGGCGCCGACGCGCTGCAGCAGGCGTGGGATTACGCGCAGTCCGGCGGGCGCGCCGGCAAGGGGCGGGTGATCGTCGAGGGCTTCGTCGACTTCGACTACGAGATCACCATGCTGACCGTGCGGCACGTCGATGGCGTCAGCTTCTGCGCGCCGATCGGCCACCGCCAGGAAGAGGGCGACTATCGCGAGTCGTGGCAGCCGCAGCCGATGAGCGACGCCGCGCTGGCCGAGGCGCAGCGGCAGGCGGCCGCGGTCACCGGCGCGCTGGGCGGCTGGGGCGTGTTCGGCGTGGAGTTCTTCGTCAAGGGCGATGCGGTGATCTTCTCCGAGGTCAGCCCGCGGCCGCACGACACCGGCCTGGTCACCCTGATCTCGCAGGAGTTCTCCGAGTTCGCGCTGCATGCGCGGGCGATCCTCGGCCTGCCGATTCCGGTGATCCACCAGTACGGACCCTCGGCCTCGTGCGCGGTGCTGGTCGAGGGCGACGGCGCGGGGCCGCGCTACCACGGCGTGGCCGCGGCGCTGGCCGAGCCGGACACGCAGCTGCGCATCTTCGGCAAGCCCGAGGTGAAGGGCCGCCGACGCATGGCGGTGACGCTGGCGCGCGCCGGCACGCTGGAGGCAGCGGTGGGCAAGGCGGTGCGTGCGGCGGGTCATCTGCGCATCGAGTTGTGA
- a CDS encoding FMN-binding glutamate synthase family protein, protein MESTGFAHWLIVLVELVTTFAMLMLALAVVVLAVTWVVDRNQTGNAVLRNFPVIGHFRYWFLHLGEFFRQYLYSSDREEMPFNRAQRTWVYRAAKNVDNTNAFGSSRDLRGEGVPFFVNAPFPDLGVDHVEPVPVTIGPYAREPYSHAAFFNISAMSFGALSAPAVRALSRGAAKAGIWMDTGEGGLAPYHLEGGCDIIFEIGTAKYGVRTSDGKLDDGKLLAICAHPQVKMVSIKLGQGAKPGMGGLLPGAKVTAEIAAIRGIPVGEDSQSPNRHLDIGNVAQLMDAIAHIRELTGKPVGFKAVLGGVDWIGELCDEVRKRGIESAPDFIIVDGSEGGTGAAPQTLMEGVGLPLHEALPALLDMLIVKGLRERIKVVCSGKCITAYDVAWALSIGADFVNSARGFMLALGCIQSLQCNRNTCPTGITTQNPKLQRGLVVSDKSERVFHYAKNVMHEVGIIAHSCGVSEPRQLNRGHCRVVGDDGLSIPLEKLFPYPQPQASGLETR, encoded by the coding sequence ATGGAATCCACCGGCTTTGCGCACTGGCTGATCGTGCTGGTCGAACTGGTCACGACGTTTGCCATGCTGATGCTGGCGCTGGCGGTGGTGGTGCTGGCGGTGACCTGGGTGGTTGACCGGAACCAGACCGGCAACGCGGTGCTGCGCAATTTCCCGGTGATCGGCCACTTCCGCTACTGGTTCCTGCACCTGGGCGAGTTCTTCCGCCAGTACCTGTATTCCAGCGACCGTGAGGAAATGCCGTTCAACCGCGCCCAGCGCACCTGGGTCTATCGCGCCGCGAAAAATGTCGACAACACCAACGCCTTCGGTTCCAGCCGCGACCTGCGTGGCGAGGGCGTGCCATTCTTCGTCAACGCGCCGTTTCCCGACCTGGGCGTGGATCACGTCGAGCCGGTGCCGGTGACGATTGGTCCGTACGCGCGTGAACCGTACAGTCATGCGGCGTTCTTCAACATCTCGGCGATGAGCTTTGGCGCGCTGTCGGCGCCGGCGGTGCGTGCGCTGTCGCGCGGCGCGGCCAAGGCCGGCATCTGGATGGACACCGGCGAGGGCGGTCTGGCGCCGTATCACCTCGAAGGCGGCTGCGACATCATCTTCGAGATCGGCACCGCCAAGTACGGCGTGCGCACGAGCGACGGCAAGCTCGACGACGGCAAGCTGCTGGCGATCTGCGCCCACCCGCAGGTGAAGATGGTCAGCATCAAGCTGGGCCAGGGCGCCAAGCCCGGCATGGGCGGCCTGCTGCCGGGCGCCAAGGTCACCGCCGAGATCGCGGCGATCCGCGGCATCCCGGTCGGCGAGGATTCGCAGAGCCCGAACCGCCATCTCGACATCGGCAACGTCGCGCAGCTGATGGATGCCATCGCGCACATCCGCGAGCTCACCGGCAAGCCGGTGGGTTTCAAGGCGGTGCTCGGCGGGGTGGATTGGATCGGTGAGCTGTGTGACGAAGTGCGCAAGCGCGGCATCGAGAGTGCGCCCGACTTCATCATCGTCGACGGTTCCGAGGGCGGTACCGGCGCCGCGCCGCAGACCCTGATGGAAGGCGTCGGCCTGCCGCTGCACGAGGCACTGCCGGCGCTGCTCGACATGCTGATCGTCAAGGGCCTGCGCGAGCGCATCAAGGTGGTCTGCTCGGGCAAGTGCATCACCGCCTACGACGTGGCGTGGGCGCTGTCGATCGGCGCGGATTTCGTCAACTCCGCGCGTGGCTTCATGCTGGCGCTGGGCTGCATCCAGTCGCTGCAGTGCAACCGCAACACCTGTCCCACGGGCATCACCACGCAGAACCCGAAACTGCAGCGCGGCCTGGTGGTCAGCGACAAGAGCGAGCGGGTGTTCCACTATGCGAAGAACGTGATGCACGAGGTCGGCATCATCGCGCACAGCTGCGGCGTCAGCGAGCCACGCCAGCTCAATCGCGGCCACTGCCGCGTGGTGGGTGACGACGGCCTGTCGATCCCGCTGGAGAAACTGTTTCCGTACCCGCAGCCGCAGGCGTCGGGGCTGGAGACCCGGTAG
- a CDS encoding arginyltransferase — protein sequence MRRSDQVRLFQTLPHACGYYADRTAQNLVLDPAAPNLDKLYGPALERGFRRAGGHLYFPHCAQCHACTPCRIDVANFRPDRTQRRCLKRNADLVLSESLPGYNRERHTLYERYLQSRHAGGGMDDAEASDFRRFLTAPWSPTLFMELRLGERLLAVAVTDICPNGVSAVYTFYDPDETTRSLGTYAILQQVALTRRRNLPWLYLGFWIDGHPKMDYKRRFRPLQIRTAEGWVAIP from the coding sequence ATGCGCCGTTCCGACCAAGTCCGTCTGTTCCAGACCCTGCCCCACGCGTGCGGCTACTACGCCGACCGCACGGCGCAGAACCTGGTGCTGGACCCGGCCGCGCCGAACCTCGACAAACTGTACGGCCCGGCGCTCGAACGCGGCTTTCGTCGCGCCGGTGGCCACCTGTACTTCCCTCACTGCGCGCAGTGCCACGCCTGCACGCCGTGCCGCATCGACGTGGCGAACTTCCGGCCGGACCGCACCCAGCGCCGCTGCCTGAAGCGCAACGCCGACCTCGTGCTCAGCGAGTCGCTCCCCGGCTACAACCGCGAGCGCCACACGCTGTACGAACGCTACCTGCAGAGCCGCCATGCCGGCGGCGGCATGGACGATGCCGAGGCCAGCGACTTCCGCCGCTTCCTCACCGCACCGTGGAGCCCCACCCTGTTCATGGAGTTGCGCCTGGGCGAACGCCTGCTCGCGGTGGCGGTCACCGATATCTGCCCCAACGGCGTGTCAGCGGTCTACACCTTCTACGACCCCGACGAAACCACACGCAGCCTGGGCACCTACGCGATCCTGCAGCAGGTGGCACTGACCCGCCGCCGCAACCTGCCATGGCTGTACCTGGGCTTCTGGATCGACGGCCATCCGAAGATGGATTACAAGCGGCGATTCAGGCCACTGCAGATCCGTACAGCCGAGGGCTGGGTCGCGATACCGTAG